The Chelonia mydas isolate rCheMyd1 chromosome 1, rCheMyd1.pri.v2, whole genome shotgun sequence nucleotide sequence cgggGCCCACTGGCAAGccctgagcaggtttcagggggtccaccaagcagggccaacaTTAGACTTActgtggcccagggcagaaagccaaagccccaccgtgtggggctgaagcctggggctccaagccccaccacccaggtcTGAAGCCGAAGCACCTTCACTTCACAGGGCCcactgtggcgtggggccccaggcaattgccttgCTTGCTACCTCCCAATGCTGGCCCTGCcttttgtatgcagaaaaacagctgtggcccagctgggccctgaaGTTTCTATAGCatggggggctcagaaagaaaaaggttgagatgCCCTGCTCTCGATGATGGaccaggagctgatggggggcctAAGTACATCAGGTGAAGCAccaggcctgggctgggggggggggggggcacacaaggtgaggccccagctgcgctccaccctctctctcttcGACTGGGCCCGAGGACTCCAGCCGCGCACCTGGCGCCTGGCGATCGATCGGCTCGGCGTTCCGCTACAGGCCGAgcgccctgcctgcctcctgcgtCGGAGGCGCTCGGCGCTCGGCTGGTTCTCCCTGGGCGCCGGGTGGGTGTCTCTTTTCCCATTCGAAGATGGCGGCCGCAGGCAGCGGCGGAGGCGAGGCGGGAAGCGGCGGACCAGCGTGAAGCCTCCGCggagccccctctcccctgagcgGGGCCGCCGCGCGGCAGGCTGCTCCCGCCTCCGGCctgggccgccgccgccgcggggGACCCCGGGGCCTGCTCTAGGGGCAGAGCCGCGGGCTGGAGCGAGGCTGGAGCCCGCCGGGGTGAGAGGAGACGCGGGCGGGGGGCGGTGAAGCGGCCGGGCTGGTTCAAATCGAGAAGGCGGGAAAGCGAGGGGGGCGCGCGCGCGAAGCCCCGGAGGGGAGGGCGGGGCGCCGCGCTGGGGGCAAGTGCGAGGGTTGCCGGCAGGGGGCGCGCGCGCGGGCTGGGTGGCCGTGCGCCCCACCGAAATGCAGGGGGCGCTGGCTGCGCTGATAGCCCCGGGTCTCTGCACCGGGCGACTGAAACCGTGCTAATGGCAGTGATCCTGCAAGGCCATCGCCCCCCTGcgccctggagcacccaccgctgctgggccagccacaggggcACAGCACGCACACCGCTGCCCGGGAAGGGAGAGACGGCCCCGGGCTCTGCCTAGGGCAGGGTGCTGCCCCCGAGGCTTCTGTTGTCCTCGTTGTTCCTTACACGTTACCCTCCTTCCCCGTGGGCTGCTGTGAGTTCATTGCGTTGTCTGAGTGAGGGCCTGATGCTGCAGCCCTTAGGTCCTCGGTCACACAGGTGGGCTTCAGTTGGACTCTTCGCATGGGAAAGGTTTGGAGAGTAGGGACCCAAGGCCCCCGTCCTGCTAACGCACCTTCAGCGCTACATGTGCGTGTCCCATCAAAGTCCATAGAACTGCTTGTAcatacagttaagcatgtgctttgcagggtcaggggcttAGTTTGTGAGCCCTTCTGGGCAGGGACCTTGTCTTCTAAGCTCTATTCTTGTCACTTCATTTCCCTAATGGGACTAATAAGGTATGTGCATAACTGTACACAAATCTGTTTCCTCTTGTTGTTACCCTCATCTTTCCCATCACACCCCACCACCTCTGTTGTCTCTTGACGAGCTGTATCTATGTTAGGTGCTGATCCTATAAACATTTACCATCAAGTATAGTGCCTACTAtcatgagtggtcccattgaagtcagtgggacagaTCACAGAAATAAACATGGTGCCTTGTAGTGTTTGCAAGATGTGGCCCTTAACCTTGTAAGCTCATTATGCGGAAAGGATctgtcttatttttatttttctgtaaaggGCTGTGCTGTGGTGTTCAATAAATTCTTTGTGTGAAATGCCAAGAATATAGCACTAGGGATATATTACccaccacctgaccaggatggtgatagtgactgtgaaatgctcagggagattagagaggctattaaaataaaaaattcagtaataatgggggatttcaaccatccccatattgactgggtacatgtcacctcaggacgggatgcagagataaagtttcttgacaccttaaatgactgcttcttggagcagtcctggaacccacaaggggagaggaaattcttgatttagtcctaagcggagcacaggatctggtccaagaggtgtatatagctggaccgcttggtaatagtgaccatgatataattaaatttaacatccctgtggtggggaaaacaccacagcagcccaacactagcatttaatttcagaaagggggactactcaaaaatgaggaagtgagtgaaaattaaaaagtactgcgcaaaaagtgaaatccccgcaagctgcatggaaactttttaaagacaccataatagaggctcaacttaaatgtataccccacattaaaaagtaagagaaccaaaaaagtgccaccgtggctaaacaacaaagtaaaagaagcagtgagaggctgttagggttccttccccactctgaactctagggtacagatgtggggatctgcatgaaagaccccctaagcttatttttaccagcttaagttaaaatcttccccaaggtacaaactttgccttgtccgtgaacagtatgctgccaccaccaagcgttttaaacaaagagcagggaaagagaccacttggagacgtcttcccccaaaatatacccccaagccctacacaccccctttcctggggaggcttgagaataatatcctaaccaatttgttacaaaatcatcaaagacccaaacccctggattttggaacaatggaaaaatcagtcaggttcttaaaagaaggattttattaaaaataaaggtaaaaattatttctgtaaaatcaggatgaaaaatattttacagggtattcagattcaaaacacagaggatccccctctgggcaaaaccttaaagttacagaaaacaggaataaaccttcctcttaacacagggaaaatttacataaaacaaaagataaactaatccaccttgcctggcttacctatactggttgcaatattggagacttggattgggatgggttagagaagatggatttctgtctggcctctctcagtcccaagagagaacaaccttgcaaacaaagagcacaaacaaaagccccgcccccctccccaagatttgaaagtatcttgtccccctattggtcctttgggtcaggtgccagccaagttagctgagcttcttaaccctttacaggtaacaggatgttgcctctggccaggagggattttatagcactgtatacagaaaggtggttacccttccctttatatttatgacagaatcaaaaaggcatcctttaaaaagtggaagttaaatcctagtgaggaaaatagaaaggagcataaactctggctagctgttcttcaaattcttttttggttacttaattatatttttacactttatttgccaaagacaaaaaataacagaaaaaaacatttttaagtacctcagaagcaggaagcctgctaaacaatcagtggggctgctgggcgATCGAGGTGCAAAAGGAgtactcaaggatgataaggccattgcggagaaacaaaattaattctttgcattggtcttcacagctgaggatgtgagggagattcccaaacccgagccattttttttaggtgacaaatctgaggaactgtccctgaGTGAGGTGTcatcagaggaggttttggaacaaattgataaactaaacagtaataagtcacctggaccagatggcattcactcaagagttctaaAGGTACTCAAATGTGAAAGTGCAAGACTACTAACTgtaatctgtaacctatcatttaaatcagcttctgtaccaaatgactggaggatagctaatgtgacgccagtttttaaaaaggctccagaggtgatcccagcaattacaggccggtaagcctgacttcagtactgggcaaactggttgaaactatagtaaagaacaaaattgtcagacacatagatgaacataatttgttgggggaagagtcaacgtgttttttgtaaagggaaatgatgcctcaccaatgtactagaattctttgagggggtcaacaagcatgtggacaaggggaatccagtggatatattgtacttagattttcagaaattctttgacaaggtccctcaccaatggCTCTTAAGCTAAGTAagatgtcatgggataagagggaaggtcctctcatggattggtaactggttaaaagatagaaaacgaagggtaggaataaatggtcggttttcagaatggagagaagtaaatagtggtgtcccccaggggtctgcactgggaccaatcctattcaacatattcataaatgatccagaaaaaggggtaaacagtgaggtggcaaaatttgcagatgatacaaaactgtcaagatagttaagtcccaggcagactgtgaagaactacaaaaggatctcttaaAACtaggtgagtgggcaacaaaatggcagatgaaattcaatgttgataaatgcaaaataatgcacattggaaaacataatcccaactatatgtataaaatgatggggtctgatttagctgttaccactcaagaaagagatcttggagtcattgtggatagttctctgaaaacatccactcaatgtgcagcagcagtcaaaaaagtcaACAGAAtattgggcatcattaagaaagggatagataataagacaaaaaatatcatattgcctctatataaatccatggtatgcccacatcttgaatactgcgtgcagatctggtcactcccctctttaaaaagatacattggaattggaaaaggtacagaaaagggcaacagaaattattaggggtatggaacgccttctgtatgaggagagattaataagactaagactattcagattggaaaagagacaactaaggagggatatgattgaggtctataaaatcatgactggtgtgaagaaagtaaataaggacgtgttatttactcctcataacacaagaactagaggtcaccaaatgaaattaataggctgtaggtttaaaacaaacaaaaaggaagtatttcttcacacaatgcacagtcaacctgtggaactcttgccagaggatgttgtgaagaccaagactataacagggttcaagaaagaactagataaattcgtggaggataggtccatcaatggctgttagccaggatgggcagggatggtgtcgctAGCCTCCCTGTTTGCCAGatctgggaatgagcgacaggggatggatcacttgatgattgcctgttctgttaattcgctctggggcatctggcattggccactcttggaagacaggatcctgggctagatggacctttgatctgacacagtatggcAGTTCTTTAGTTCTTATGCCATGTCTGCCAATGGCATTGTACATGTTTTTGTAATACTGagggtttttaaaatttctgtggTGGATgattttcctaaaatatttaaatgaatgctgATTAACCTCTACCCCATGTGAATTGTAACAAAAATGTTTCCTACTTAGTTGGGGTGGTAGTGGTGGGTGTAGAGTGGTggtaggtttgttttttgtttagaaacCAGTAAAGCATGAATACATATTTATATTATAGTGTCAACACTTGTTTCTAAAGGCTGTAGGTATATGGAGAGctttacaaaacacacacaagacaagttccctaccccaaagagtttaatcTCTTAACACCAGTATGGTGTCATGTTTGTGTCTCAGCCAGTCAGAAAACCGGCTGCTTGGTCTCTTACTCACAGATGAAAAAAAAGTAACTTCAGCCAGGTGAGAACTGGATAATCCCTGGAAGGATAACTTGGTTTTAAAAGTTCCACTTCTACCAAGAAGCTGGTCTCTGACTGAAGAACACAAGTTGTTTTCTGTGAGATAATCTGAATTCAGCTATTCCACAATGACAAAAAGTGCAACCTCTTACCTGCATCAGGATCCCTAATAGAATGACTCAGTCAGGAGAGACATGGAACTTCCTgagctgccagaggctgggagtgctGCAGAATCCCTAGGAAAAGGGAGTGCTTTTTCCTTCTACTTCCTCTCCTATCTCCCAAATTGGGCATCAGAATTGCTAAAGTAGCCGGATGGGGGAATACAAGAATTTCAGAAAAGATGCACACCTCTACCCCAAAATCTCCAATTAATGTAGTAGATCTAAGGTCATTGGACATTGCACAGGACTGGTATCCAGCTGGggtcctctctctctccaccccaaatTCTTCATCCAAGATTCAGGGGTTTAGCATTTATCTCTTTAAAGACCCTACTCTTTGCTACAATGCTGACAAGAAGGGGTCATAACAGCAActctgtttttaattgtttgtgtCAACATGGAAGCTAAAACAAGCCATTTGGTCACTCGTTTtacattttattgaaataaatgacATGATGTTACCAATTTGAGGTTTCATGAGGAAGAGGGGATCCTTGTTATCTCCCTGTAAAATCAAGCAACCCCTCCAAACTTTTAACATGTGAATCAGCTAAAGCAAACTACCCTGAAGTTTGATCTTTTTCTACCAATCTTCCCATCCCTTAGGTGTGAGCAAGAGCAGACAAGGAGGCACACTTCCTTGCTTTCCCTCTGCCACTTTCTTCCTGCGAGTCTCCATTCAGTTCCCCATGGGAAGTTCCCTTTTCTCCATTATGATTCCACTTTATGGGAGGGTTATTCTCATTCTCTGTTTCTTAGACCTTGTCCTGTAGACGGGAACGGGGGAAGGAGCCCAGACGTGGCAACACATTCTCAGGCTCCTGCAGGACCACCATGGCTTATGATGACTCCAAGAAAAAAGAAGGTATGACTGCTTCATAATCTGTGAGGGTGTTCAAAAAGGGTACCCTCTACAGCCCCTGCAAGCCCATGGAGTTGAGAGAGTGGGAAAGGAAGCCGGTCTCCTGCATGGCAGTACAGAATGCAAAGCCCTAGGGCATCAGGCTGGGTTTCTGCAGCATTCCAAGTCTCTCATGGCGTCAGGAAGTGAGATACTGGGACTAGAAAATGGGTTTCACAGGTGGCATTTCAGACTGCTAACACCTTCATTACTGAACTCTGCCCTTGCAGCATTTATTGTCCCTGTCAACTCCATAGAACAGGAATGGGGATAGAATTTAAATCTCCTTCACAGCAACATAGTAATCTCTAGACCCTGGTTTTAGTCTCAGCAGCATCCTGAGCTCCTTCTGTCTCTGGGGAGAAAGAAACCAAGACTAGGAATTGAACCTTGATCTCTTGTGGGGTACTGTACAGCACTGAGCCTTTTCCCTGCAGTTGGGGCAGCACAGCACACAAATTCCTAGTCCccagtattcttttttttttttttttttgcttggttggttgtttttttttgtacatcagTCTGCTTCAACTTTGGCCTCTGTGATTGTGTTGCATTTTATGCACAATGAATTTGCTTTCATTGTTCCTTAATTGGGTATCTTCATCCTTCCCTTTCTCACCACACTCACAAATGCTAGAGTGCTTAGAGGGTGACCGAAGCATTGACGacgtggggctggcagcaggtAGAACCCAGCGAGAGAAAAAACGCTCTTACAAGGATCTGCTGCGGGAAGAGGAGGaaatagcagctcaggtcagaaAGACCTCAAAGAAAAGGTTGAAGGTGAGAAAATGCACTtaaaacagcagttctcaaactttagcaacccgaggacccccattttgatttaaaatttttcacagaccCCCAAACctcactcagccccaggccctgcccccacttcctcttcccgcctccactccaccccagcccctcctcttccccatctctTTCCGCCCCCGAGTACgccccgtccctgctcctcccccttcctcccagcgcctcctgcaggaggcgctgggagggagagggaggaattgaTCAGCATGGCttgcggaccccagtttgagaaacgttGACTTAAAATCTTCTGCTGGGATTGGGGTGGGTGAATTTGctattttccttttgtaaaaaTGGCCAGTGACGGACTATGGAAAGCAGAGGGAGGGCTTCACATCACTCATTGGCAGCATACAGTCCTTCAAAAAGTGGTATTGATTAATTCTGAGAGCTAGTCAGGCCCAGTTATTGTCTGTGATTTGTGGCCTCAGGATGGATGAGTGGGGAgttcctaccccagccctgagaggCATGGGAGAGCAGGAATTGTAAACTttcatataaaaaacaaaattctagACCTTATGGTTGCATAAATAATTTACAGAATATGAACAGAATATAAAGTGATGCACTGTTGTCCTCTTGattctgcaggcagcctgaaatgGTAGCTCTGAGAGGTATGAACTGCCCTATTCATCACCTGGAGGTGTTAATACTGAAACCTGATAGTAACCACTTTGAGCTGAAATTTCTGCTGCCTATTGTCAGTCCAGAGGTGACTAGTTTAAGATTGGGAGGGTTAAGACCTTTGCAAgtgtggaaaaaattgttttccactctttttttttaattttccaccACTCAAATGGAATTcccaaacttcattttaaaacttcAGAATGGTCAATACACAGAGAAtgtatttcagtggtgggcaatctgtggcccttcccacagctcccattggctgggaatggcaaaccacggccactgggagctgcaggcggcagtgcctgcagatggtcaatgtaaacaaactgtctcatggcccaccatcggattaccctgacaggccgcaggttgcccaccactgatgtaTTTAGTGACAAGAGTGGTTTCCAGAATTATCTGTATCAAGAGCCAGTAtgaatttggttttgtttcctaCTGGTTTTTcatctccttttcttctctgatTCCAGGACAGCGACCTCTTCTTCTTGGGGACAGAATCTCATAAGAAGAAGAGGAAGCATTCCTCTGATGAGTTCTTCTACGGAGGTGAGAATAGGAAACATGTAGGATTGATGCTATGGGGCAGGAAGGCTGAtcggtagggccctaccaaatttattgtccattttggtcaatttcacggtcataggatttaaaaaattgtaaatttcattatttcagatattaaaatctgaaatttcacagtgttgtaactgtaggggtcctgacccaaagggtagctgtggggggggggggggggcgtggcgTGGCGTgtctcaaggttattgtaggaggattgcggtattgccacccttgcttctgcgctgctgctgctggcagtgatgctgccttcagagctgggcgcctggctggaaaaaaaaaatcttgacatttGAGAGTTTTATCTCCAGATCATGCGTGAGGCTTAATTTCACTTAGAAATCGCTGTCAACCCTGAGCtgctggggctcctgctgtcagcctCCCCTGTCCCgccaccctggggctgacagcgaGAGCCCTTTCTTGCAGACTCCGGttgtcagccccaggcagctgctcccctgccaccctgggaagtgggagaggggaccccactgcagcccccacagacctggggagggtgaagaaccctAAGAGGAGCAGAAGTGAGACTGAGAGGGctaactatggcctgggggctgtGGAGGAGCTGAAGTGAAGAGGTTGGGGACTGATGcgattggggggggggtgagggtgtaTTGATGGTAGGCTCTGAGCAGATGTGATGAGTGCTGGGAGGATGAACTGAGTAAGGTGTCACGTGGAGTAGGGGGCCTGAAGTGATGGGGTGGTGATGATGgggactggaggacaggattaattgctgggcaggagatgAGCAGATGTGGGGATGAGagttcctgcagcaggggccaaaatccccttatccagtacatgtgggagagtgggcaacactaattgtcacatgcacacaccctggggatgggcaggcgtgcaaaaatcaagagactgacctaaaaactcaatataataatttttttaaatcttgtgattttggggccaatctcatgatttttggaggtCCGACTCCTGATTTTTTATCTcttgaagttggcaatactgcacaTCCCTTTAGGTGGCTTTTgtgcttgttttttctctctgaaagATCAAGCTATGGATTTTCTTAgatcgtaagctctttgggacagggactttctttttgttctggttatgcagtgtctagcacaatggggtcctgtccTTGACTGGGTCTCCTTGGTGCTaccatagtacaaataataaataataacaatactaATAATACTCAAGGTAATACTGGCTCCTCTGAATTTTCAGTCACATACATTCATGTCATGGGATGGTCAAACCAGGCTCTCCGAGTTTAATACGAACACTGAATTATCCTAACAGTTCATACTCATAACTAAACAGAAGCCCACAGCTTCTGCTTCTCTGTAGCCTTGTTTCTTGTGACCAGCCTAGTGCCAGGCTTCCTTTGCAACAAGATTCAGAGGACTTCTCTCTATGCCAGAAAAGTGTCCATTTAGCCCTGAGCACCAGGAATATTGTGGAACTCTGAACCCCTCTTCTTCAAGCCGGCATAGGAGGAGATATGTCACATACAGTCTCCCCTCAGTTTGATTTATTTTGGTCTTTTTCAGACCTTTCACCTCTGGAGTTGCcatcaaagaagaagaaaaaagcagtCTCAAGCCCAACCTCTTCTGACACGGCCATGGATCTTCTTAAGGCTATCACCTCACCCCTTGCCACGGGCTCCAAGCCCTCAAAAAAGACAGCTGAAAAATCATCCTTCTCTTCCTTTGCTGCCACTGGCTATTCAGAGAGCAAGAAGGAGCACCATAAGAAGAAGCTGAGTGGTAGCAGTGGAGAGCTCACACTGGATGATGGTAGCTTCCACAAATCCAAAAAGATGAAGCCACTCTATGTAAACACAGAAACACTGACCCTGCGTGAGCCTGATGGCTTGAAGATGAAGCTCATCCTATCACCTAAAGAGAAGGGGGGCAGCACAGTAGACGAGGAGTCATTCCCATACTcctcaccaccagcagcagcaaaaaaatcCTCCAAGAAATCAGGTCGAGATGAACAAGGCTCATTCCTCCTGGGTCATGAACTTCAAAGCTTCCTGAAATCAGCTCGGAAGAAGCACAAGACACTGCCAGATGCACATCCACCTCCAATCCCCGAGGGATTTGTCCCTGACACCTCCCTGTTCTCAGAAGGTCATGGGAGTGAATATGACCTTTCAAGTATGGAGCCACCACTGGAATCAGGTTCATCATCTGGTGGGGAGTTGGAGGCCGGAGAGCTGGTGATAGATGACTCCTACCGGGAgatcaagaagaagaagaagtcaaagaaaagcaagaaaaaaaaggacAAGGAGAAACACAAGGAGAAGAAGCACTCTAAGTCTAAGAAGAGTTCTGGACTCCCTGCCTCTGTAGCAGTTGCTGAAGTTATGGTGACACCACCGCCACCCCCTCCACCCAGCACTCCATTTGTCCTTCctgtgcctccccccccacctcctgtttTCCACACAGATGGACAAagtgagaagaaaaagaaaaaagaagagaaagacaaggaaaaagcTGAGAAAGcagaaaaggataaagaaaaggtAAAGAGCGGTAGCAGAAATTGTGATGTCTAAGATGCTGTGACATTGGGTAACACTGGATAAGACGCCCTATATTTTGGCCGCAGAATTAGCCACAGAACCATTGCCTTTGTTCCATAAGctgagcttttgtttaaaaaaaatatatttctagtgCTCATTGTTATGAAAATAACCTTCAAAATTTGAATCAAATATAAACTGAAACAGTAGGTCTCAGAGGCATGAGCCATCCTGTCCATGTCAAATGGTTTTTAACCCTGAAACCTAAAGAAGAAAAACTAAGTATCAACATAAATTGTTTCACTGTTGAAACATTTTTGCGAAACATCAGTTATCATGTGATATATACAACTATGCTTTAGGGCATAAACCATCCTCAGACTTTATCCAAAAGGAGAAGTAAGAAACTTCTTTTAACAAGTTATACCATAATTGCCCATTTTGGGGTTTCTCGCACCTTTTCCTGAAGCATCTGATTCTGGTTACTGCCAGGCAGGCTACTGGACCAGAGTGTCCACTGATCTGGTAAAATATGGCAAGGGAAAACAACTCTGTGCTGAATTTGAAGTATTTTTCCATTATCTcctaaatgaaagaaaaataagatattAATCTTGTAGAAGGACCACATTCCCAGTTCCATCCTATGCTGAGAATCTAGGACATCAGGTGTCCATGGCTAATTTATAAAACTGCGAGTGGGGAAAACTTTTGACAGAGTATGAGTGGTGTGGCAGTAATCAGAGCAATGACATCCTGCAGTATACTGATGGGAAAGATGACAGACTGGACATAGAGTAGCTGGATTGTGTCAAGAATTAAGCAGGAATAACCCAAGTGAACCAGCCCATAACCACTCTCACTCAGTAAAATAGGCTCTAAAATTACATGTAGAATTTCACTGAGCACAGATTGGCAACTGCCTCTGCCACCACAGTTGCTGTACTGCTAGTGTCTTACTCCTGTAGAAATCCTAGGACTGGAATAAGAGATGGTGCTATTTGTCAGGACTGAATTGAAAGATCTATGTGACGTCCTAGACCACATCTACACCACGAGCTTGGGGTTTACTTGGCGCAGCTCCGCCATGCCTCCACTGCCACTATCTGTGCTGCTGAGgccatgctgctatttatactcacgctAACTCAGTGATGGCTAGCACAAGCATGTATACTTTAACAGGGGAATTGCACCCCTCGCTCATGTGGTAGACATAGCCCTAGGAATGGAATAAGAAGTGGTGCTGCGTGTCAAAATTGAGGTGTGTCAGCAGAACTGGATGTTGATCCTGAACCAGAATAGCAGGGGTTGCCTCAGGTCAGGAATGAAATGTATTGGCAGAGATCTTGCAGGAGTAACACAGATTATCCTTACATTTAAATAGGTCTCAGTATAATTAAAAatcttccttgttttcttttctccttgtgATTAGCCAAAGAAGAAGAACATGTCTGCCTACCAAGTGTTCTGTAAGGAATATCGAGTGACTATTGTGGCTGAGCATCCAGGGATAGGTAAGAGAATAACCTAGCCTCTTCTTCTGTTCATATACGTCTGTCACTGTGATAGTCCAGTCAGATTGGTTACCAGGGCGTATCCTTGTTTTGTCCCAACACCCACTATTGATGCTGGAGTGCAAAGAGTCTGCCAGGATGCTTTAAATAAGAGGCAGCAAAGTGAAAAGGAAAGGCTCCCATGATCTAATATCATGGTGTTTCAACCCAACTGTGAATTTGGATAACTTCCTTTTACTGTGAAACTGTCTCCGATAGTATGTTGTGCAGCCTCCCATATACACATGTTCCTCAGTGGAGGTGTATTTGTCCAGCATCCACCTGTTCCTTTTAGGTTGACACTATAGGAAATAGTCTCCAAGCATGGGTAGTTCAACTGTGATACAGGCTCTTCACTAACAGCATATGCATGGGCCAGTTTCCTGAACTTTCAGTATTTATACGAACTTTCCACTGTCTTCTCTTTGTTGAtttttgtatttgattttctTATTAACCTTTCCCGTTTTATTGCTACCTCCCCTTTTCCTCCTAGATTTTGGGGAGTTGAGCAAAAAACTGGCAGAAGTGTGGAAGCAGCTGCCTGAAAAGGATAAACTGGTACGTATGCCCCTGGATATATTTTTTGTAGAATAAATTCTCTACATTAGCTGC carries:
- the HMGXB4 gene encoding HMG domain-containing protein 4 isoform X1, whose amino-acid sequence is MRVETLSCRRERGKEPRRGNTFSGSCRTTMAYDDSKKKEECLEGDRSIDDVGLAAGRTQREKKRSYKDLLREEEEIAAQVRKTSKKRLKDSDLFFLGTESHKKKRKHSSDEFFYGDLSPLELPSKKKKKAVSSPTSSDTAMDLLKAITSPLATGSKPSKKTAEKSSFSSFAATGYSESKKEHHKKKLSGSSGELTLDDGSFHKSKKMKPLYVNTETLTLREPDGLKMKLILSPKEKGGSTVDEESFPYSSPPAAAKKSSKKSGRDEQGSFLLGHELQSFLKSARKKHKTLPDAHPPPIPEGFVPDTSLFSEGHGSEYDLSSMEPPLESGSSSGGELEAGELVIDDSYREIKKKKKSKKSKKKKDKEKHKEKKHSKSKKSSGLPASVAVAEVMVTPPPPPPPSTPFVLPVPPPPPPVFHTDGQSEKKKKKEEKDKEKAEKAEKDKEKPKKKNMSAYQVFCKEYRVTIVAEHPGIDFGELSKKLAEVWKQLPEKDKLVWKQKAQYLQHKQNKAEATTVKRKAASSEGAPKVKASPVGMLSPHKKSPSSTVVLSSSPAKAPDTDPIDVAAHLQLLGESLSLIGHRLQETEGMVAVSGSLSVLLDSIICALGPLACLTTQLPELNGCPKQVLSNTLDNIAYIMPGL
- the HMGXB4 gene encoding HMG domain-containing protein 4 isoform X5, with the translated sequence MAYDDSKKKEECLEGDRSIDDVGLAAGRTQREKKRSYKDLLREEEEIAAQVRKTSKKRLKDSDLFFLGTESHKKKRKHSSDEFFYGDLSPLELPSKKKKKAVSSPTSSDTAMDLLKAITSPLATGSKPSKKTAEKSSFSSFAATGYSESKKEHHKKKLSGSSGELTLDDGSFHKSKKMKPLYVNTETLTLREPDGLKMKLILSPKEKGGSTVDEESFPYSSPPAAAKKSSKKSGRDEQGSFLLGHELQSFLKSARKKHKTLPDAHPPPIPEGFVPDTSLFSEGHGSEYDLSSMEPPLESGSSSGGELEAGELVIDDSYREIKKKKKSKKSKKKKDKEKHKEKKHSKSKKSSGLPASVAVAEVMVTPPPPPPPSTPFVLPVPPPPPPVFHTDGQSEKKKKKEEKDKEKAEKAEKDKEKPKKKNMSAYQVFCKEYRVTIVAEHPGIDFGELSKKLAEVWKQLPEKDKLVWKQKAQYLQHKQNKAEATTVKRKAASSEGAPKVKASPVGMLSPHKKSPSSTVVLSSSPAKAPDTDPIDVAAHLQLLGESLSLIGHRLQETEGMVAVSGSLSVLLDSIICALGPLACLTTQLPELNGCPKQVLSNTLDNIAYIMPGL
- the HMGXB4 gene encoding HMG domain-containing protein 4 isoform X2; amino-acid sequence: MAYDDSKKKEECLEGDRSIDDVGLAAGRTQREKKRSYKDLLREEEEIAAQVRKTSKKRLKDSDLFFLGTESHKKKRKHSSDEFFYGDLSPLELPSKKKKKAVSSPTSSDTAMDLLKAITSPLATGSKPSKKTAEKSSFSSFAATGYSESKKEHHKKKLSGSSGELTLDDGSFHKSKKMKPLYVNTETLTLREPDGLKMKLILSPKEKGGSTVDEESFPYSSPPAAAKKSSKKSGRDEQGSFLLGHELQSFLKSARKKHKTLPDAHPPPIPEGFVPDTSLFSEGHGSEYDLSSMEPPLESGSSSGGELEAGELVIDDSYREIKKKKKSKKSKKKKDKEKHKEKKHSKSKKSSGLPASVAVAEVMVTPPPPPPPSTPFVLPVPPPPPPVFHTDGQSEKKKKKEEKDKEKAEKAEKDKEKPKKKNMSAYQVFCKEYRVTIVAEHPGIDFGELSKKLAEVWKQLPEKDKLVWKQKAQYLQHKQNKAEATTVKRKAASSEGAPKVKASPVGMLSPHKKSPSSTVVLSSSPAKAPDTDPIDVAAHLQLLGESLSLIGHRLQETEGMVAVSGSLSVLLDSIICALGPLACLTTQLPELNGCPKQVLRTEKSIIRTALV